One genomic window of Arachis stenosperma cultivar V10309 chromosome 10, arast.V10309.gnm1.PFL2, whole genome shotgun sequence includes the following:
- the LOC130955545 gene encoding F-box/LRR-repeat protein 4-like isoform X1 produces the protein MVNFRGLFAIGNGSKKLRNLILSHKGLEAIATGCKELTHLEVNGCHNIRDLGLESIGRSCKMEKDASSYKLFNRSRIF, from the exons ATggttaattttaggggtttgtttgcTATTGGTAATGGAAGCAAGAAGTTAAGGAATCTAATACTAAGTCACAAGGGTTTGGAAGCAATTGCTACCGGATGCAAGGAACTTACACATCTTGAAGTCAATGGATGTCACAACATTCGAGATTTGGGGCTAGAATCCATTGGAAGATCTTGCAA GATGGAGAAGGATGCAAGTTCCTACAAACTCTTCAACAG GAGTAGAATCTTTTAA
- the LOC130955545 gene encoding F-box/LRR-repeat protein 4-like isoform X3, with amino-acid sequence MRGLFAIGNGSKKLRNLILSHKGLEAIATGCKELTHLEVNGCHNIRDLGLESIGRSCKMEKDASSYKLFNRSRIF; translated from the exons ATGAG gggtttgtttgcTATTGGTAATGGAAGCAAGAAGTTAAGGAATCTAATACTAAGTCACAAGGGTTTGGAAGCAATTGCTACCGGATGCAAGGAACTTACACATCTTGAAGTCAATGGATGTCACAACATTCGAGATTTGGGGCTAGAATCCATTGGAAGATCTTGCAA GATGGAGAAGGATGCAAGTTCCTACAAACTCTTCAACAG GAGTAGAATCTTTTAA
- the LOC130955545 gene encoding F-box/LRR-repeat protein 4-like isoform X4 has protein sequence MVNFRGLFAIGNGSKKLRNLILSHKGLEAIATGCKELTHLEVNGCHNIRDLGLESIGRSCKMEKDASSYKLFNR, from the exons ATggttaattttaggggtttgtttgcTATTGGTAATGGAAGCAAGAAGTTAAGGAATCTAATACTAAGTCACAAGGGTTTGGAAGCAATTGCTACCGGATGCAAGGAACTTACACATCTTGAAGTCAATGGATGTCACAACATTCGAGATTTGGGGCTAGAATCCATTGGAAGATCTTGCAA GATGGAGAAGGATGCAAGTTCCTACAAACTCTTCAACAG ATGA
- the LOC130955545 gene encoding F-box/LRR-repeat protein 4-like isoform X2 translates to MVNFRGLFAIGNGSKKLRNLILSHKGLEAIATGCKELTHLEVNGCHNIRDLGLESIGRSCKMEKDASSYKLFNRCR, encoded by the exons ATggttaattttaggggtttgtttgcTATTGGTAATGGAAGCAAGAAGTTAAGGAATCTAATACTAAGTCACAAGGGTTTGGAAGCAATTGCTACCGGATGCAAGGAACTTACACATCTTGAAGTCAATGGATGTCACAACATTCGAGATTTGGGGCTAGAATCCATTGGAAGATCTTGCAA GATGGAGAAGGATGCAAGTTCCTACAAACTCTTCAACAG GTGCAGATGA